In Streptomyces sp. NBC_00878, a single window of DNA contains:
- a CDS encoding LuxR family transcriptional regulator produces MPERFTDVLIGRQDEIRRLDALLQAAREGRGGALVLRGEPGIGKSALLRHLDRAATGFLVMRASGAEFEMELPFAALHQLLAPVTGRLRALPAPHRKALEIAFGLDTGTPDPFLVGIASLGLLVETVGERPLLCVVDDAQWLDQASAKALAFLARRVSAESIALVFAAREPSRLPELPGHSLQGLGEADARALLAAAIRAPLDERVRDRILAEARGNPLALVELSRTAGRAGMAGGFAQPDSVPGVIEQSFRSRLELLPPAARLLVTVAAADPIGDPGLLWRAAELLGIDAAAAAESVPLVESVPLVEFGTRIRFSHPLARSAAYRAAAPEERRRAHEALAAVTDPVADPDRRAWHRAEASAGPDEQVAAELEASATRARERGGVAAAAAFLERSAALTIDQDLRVERALAAAWAKLSVGDFDEAADLLTTVPTDDPSQAARADLLRGRLSFVRRRGDEGPTAHLLRAAARLAAIDPPWSRECYLDAIEMGLLIGGLDHVVEAAGQAPPSGEPASSADTVLTGLISLVSRGHRAAGDILRPVLGDLDDEVWARRPSLGFMMAVELWDFGALSGIATRAVAAGRESGSFHALPIGLAMQAAATVHAGDFGAAMELISEEEAIADATGAAPLVYPRLHLAALRGRREDAVELFASVDPRMSLSVQWATAVLSNGLADYPAALKAAKQAVEYGAVGTAGLALPELVEAAVRCGETEVAAEALASLRERTRAGRHVWGLGVEAYARALVTEDESAYQEAIGLLDDSALVVYRARAHLLYGEWLRRQGRRRDARSALRLAHESLSDLGMEAFAERAVGELRATGEQARSRTSKASDRLTMQEVHIARLVADGATSKEVAAKLFLSPRTVDAHLRNIFRKLGLTSRRQLRDLPDIR; encoded by the coding sequence GTGCCCGAGAGATTCACGGATGTGCTGATCGGCCGTCAGGACGAGATACGCCGGCTCGACGCCCTCCTCCAAGCGGCACGGGAGGGCCGGGGCGGCGCCCTGGTCCTGCGCGGTGAGCCGGGCATCGGCAAGAGCGCGCTGCTGCGCCATCTGGACAGGGCCGCGACCGGATTCCTCGTCATGCGGGCGTCGGGCGCGGAGTTCGAGATGGAGCTGCCGTTCGCCGCGCTGCACCAGTTGCTCGCGCCCGTCACCGGTCGGCTGAGGGCGTTGCCCGCACCGCACCGCAAGGCGCTGGAGATCGCTTTCGGCCTCGACACCGGCACACCCGATCCGTTCCTGGTCGGCATCGCGTCGCTGGGCCTCCTGGTGGAGACCGTGGGGGAACGCCCGCTCCTGTGCGTCGTCGACGACGCACAGTGGCTGGACCAGGCGTCGGCCAAGGCGCTGGCCTTCCTGGCCCGCCGGGTCTCGGCCGAGTCGATCGCCCTCGTGTTCGCGGCGCGCGAGCCGAGCCGCCTGCCCGAGCTGCCCGGCCATTCGCTTCAGGGTCTTGGCGAAGCGGATGCCCGCGCGTTGCTGGCCGCGGCGATCCGCGCCCCGTTGGACGAGCGGGTACGCGACCGCATCCTGGCCGAGGCGCGCGGCAACCCCCTCGCACTGGTGGAGCTTTCCAGGACCGCCGGACGCGCCGGGATGGCGGGCGGATTCGCCCAGCCCGACTCGGTACCCGGCGTGATCGAGCAGAGCTTCAGGTCCCGGCTGGAGCTCCTGCCGCCGGCGGCCCGGCTGCTGGTGACCGTCGCCGCCGCCGACCCGATCGGCGACCCCGGCCTGCTGTGGCGTGCGGCCGAACTCCTGGGCATCGACGCGGCTGCCGCCGCGGAGTCCGTCCCGCTGGTCGAGTCCGTCCCGCTGGTCGAGTTCGGCACCCGGATCCGGTTCAGCCACCCCCTGGCCCGCTCGGCCGCCTACCGCGCCGCGGCGCCGGAGGAGCGGCGCAGGGCGCACGAGGCGCTGGCCGCCGTGACCGACCCGGTCGCCGACCCCGACCGGCGGGCCTGGCATCGCGCCGAGGCCAGCGCCGGACCGGACGAGCAGGTGGCCGCCGAGCTCGAAGCCTCCGCCACCCGCGCCAGGGAACGCGGCGGTGTCGCGGCGGCGGCGGCCTTCCTCGAACGCTCGGCCGCGCTCACGATCGACCAGGACCTCCGTGTCGAGCGCGCGCTCGCCGCGGCCTGGGCCAAGCTCTCGGTGGGGGACTTCGACGAGGCGGCGGACCTGCTCACCACCGTCCCGACGGACGATCCGAGCCAGGCCGCCCGGGCCGACCTGCTGCGCGGCAGGCTGTCGTTCGTCCGCCGCCGGGGCGACGAAGGCCCCACGGCACACCTCCTGCGTGCTGCCGCCCGGCTGGCGGCCATCGATCCTCCCTGGTCGAGGGAGTGCTACCTGGACGCCATCGAGATGGGCCTCCTCATCGGCGGCCTCGACCACGTGGTGGAGGCCGCCGGGCAGGCCCCGCCGTCGGGCGAGCCGGCCTCCAGCGCGGACACGGTCCTGACCGGCCTGATCAGCCTGGTCAGCCGCGGGCACCGGGCGGCGGGGGACATCCTGCGGCCGGTCCTGGGCGACCTCGACGACGAGGTGTGGGCCAGGCGGCCGTCACTGGGCTTCATGATGGCTGTCGAGCTGTGGGACTTCGGCGCCCTGTCCGGCATCGCCACCCGCGCGGTCGCGGCGGGCCGTGAGTCGGGCTCCTTCCACGCGCTGCCCATCGGGTTGGCCATGCAGGCCGCCGCGACCGTCCACGCGGGCGACTTCGGTGCCGCGATGGAGCTGATCTCCGAGGAGGAGGCGATCGCCGACGCCACCGGCGCGGCACCGCTGGTCTACCCGCGCCTCCACCTGGCCGCGTTGCGCGGGCGGCGCGAGGACGCCGTCGAACTGTTCGCGTCGGTGGATCCCCGGATGAGCCTCAGCGTGCAGTGGGCGACGGCCGTGCTCAGCAACGGCCTGGCCGACTACCCGGCCGCGCTGAAGGCGGCGAAGCAGGCGGTCGAGTACGGCGCCGTCGGCACGGCGGGCCTTGCCCTGCCCGAGCTGGTCGAGGCGGCCGTGCGGTGCGGCGAGACCGAGGTCGCCGCCGAGGCCCTCGCGTCCCTCCGAGAGCGAACGAGGGCGGGCCGGCACGTGTGGGGTCTTGGCGTCGAGGCCTACGCGCGAGCCCTGGTGACCGAGGACGAGTCCGCCTACCAGGAGGCGATCGGCCTGCTCGACGACAGCGCGCTGGTCGTCTACCGCGCCCGGGCACATCTGCTGTACGGGGAGTGGCTGCGCCGCCAGGGCCGACGGCGTGACGCCCGGTCCGCGCTGCGGCTGGCGCACGAGTCGCTGTCCGACCTCGGTATGGAGGCGTTCGCCGAGCGCGCCGTCGGCGAGTTGCGCGCCACGGGCGAGCAGGCCCGCAGCCGTACGTCGAAGGCGTCGGACCGGCTGACGATGCAGGAGGTGCACATCGCACGCCTGGTCGCCGACGGCGCCACGTCCAAGGAGGTGGCGGCGAAGCTGTTCCTCAGCCCGCGGACGGTCGACGCACACCTGCGCAACATCTTCCGCAAGCTCGGGCTCACCTCACGCAGGCAACTGCGGGACCTGCCCGACATTCGCTAG
- a CDS encoding MFS transporter: MTRTAPQRATTGWIPLAVLATAQFLVVLSTSIVNVALPQIRAGLDLSDTGQAWTVNAYVLVFGALLLPGGRAGDVYGLRRVFLLGIGLFALSSLGAALAPTATVLIACRAVQGIGAALLAPTALALVLTLYPDRERRGTALGVWGAVSGAGGAAGVLLSGLLTSLYGWRAVFVVMVPLALAVLVATWLLVGADRPRGGSLDAPGAVTVTAGLVALTYGLSGPWPLAVIGLALLGLFAVLQRRAADPLLPARMSVVAVPNVLMALLGAVWLGLFYFLPLYQQRTLGYSPLEAGLTQLPLALMVTLSSWATGKVSGRQVLPVGLLVLAAGLAWLSRTPADGTFPVDLLGPTLLIGIGLGVAFVRLTAMSATGVPAADNGLAGGLVNATRQIGGAIGLSFLTLLPSFGAAFLACAALTLLISALSTLSTRKT; this comes from the coding sequence ATGACCCGCACCGCACCGCAACGGGCCACCACCGGCTGGATACCGCTGGCGGTTCTGGCCACGGCCCAGTTCCTGGTCGTGCTGAGCACGTCGATCGTGAACGTCGCCCTGCCCCAGATCCGGGCCGGGCTCGATCTGTCGGACACGGGCCAGGCGTGGACGGTCAACGCCTACGTACTGGTCTTCGGCGCGCTGCTGCTGCCGGGCGGGCGCGCAGGCGACGTATACGGCCTTCGCCGCGTGTTCCTGCTCGGCATCGGCCTGTTCGCCCTCTCCTCCCTGGGCGCGGCACTGGCGCCCACGGCGACCGTGCTGATCGCCTGCAGGGCAGTGCAGGGAATCGGTGCCGCGCTGCTGGCGCCCACGGCGCTGGCCCTCGTACTGACGCTCTATCCCGACAGGGAGCGGCGTGGCACCGCGCTCGGAGTCTGGGGCGCGGTCTCCGGTGCCGGCGGGGCGGCGGGCGTGCTGCTGAGCGGGCTGCTCACCAGCCTGTACGGCTGGCGTGCGGTGTTCGTCGTGATGGTGCCCCTCGCCCTGGCCGTCCTGGTGGCCACCTGGCTGCTGGTCGGGGCCGACCGGCCACGCGGCGGAAGCCTGGACGCGCCGGGCGCGGTGACGGTGACGGCGGGGCTGGTCGCGCTCACGTACGGCCTGTCGGGCCCTTGGCCGCTCGCCGTGATCGGTCTGGCCCTGCTCGGCCTGTTCGCGGTACTCCAGCGCCGCGCCGCCGACCCGCTGCTGCCGGCGCGCATGAGCGTGGTGGCGGTGCCCAACGTGCTGATGGCCCTGCTGGGCGCGGTCTGGCTCGGCCTGTTCTACTTCCTGCCCCTCTACCAGCAGCGCACCCTCGGCTACTCGCCCCTGGAAGCCGGGCTGACCCAGCTTCCCCTCGCCCTCATGGTCACCCTCTCGTCGTGGGCCACCGGCAAAGTCTCCGGCCGCCAGGTGCTCCCCGTGGGCCTGCTGGTCCTCGCGGCCGGACTGGCCTGGCTCTCCCGGACCCCGGCCGACGGCACCTTCCCCGTGGACCTGCTCGGCCCGACGCTCCTCATCGGCATCGGGCTGGGGGTGGCCTTCGTCCGGCTCACCGCGATGTCCGCCACGGGCGTCCCGGCCGCCGACAACGGCCTGGCCGGCGGGCTGGTCAACGCCACCCGGCAGATCGGCGGAGCCATCGGCCTGTCCTTCCTGACCCTGCTCCCCTCCTTCGGCGCGGCCTTCCTGGCCTGCGCCGCCCTGACCCTGCTCATCTCCGCCCTCTCGACTCTCTCGACGCGAAAGACATGA
- a CDS encoding carotenoid oxygenase family protein: MTMTLDKPYISGHFTPVTDEITGRELKVRGTLPPELNGRYFRNGHNPKPGITPSHWFRGEGMIHGVRLTGGRAEWYRNRWVKTPYLDGVPFTGTELDVSAAATNIIFHGGRYLALQEANLPWEVSADLDTIGVHDFGGKLTSAMTAHPKEDPETGELHFFSYSPFPPYLTYYVADASGDIVKSEVVDGSGPSLMHDFAITREHAVFINSPVVFDHAEHSGIPYRWHDDVPLRIGVMPRAGGRTTWFEVADQAALLHVTNAYTDARGRIVLEAPCFDRSAWESSWKWWVGAPGYGTSPDAGSTFYRWIMDPATGKATTESLNDLATEFPSINDAHTGSAYRYSYAIAFPGAGLSGYHTVKFDTQTGEQKLHTHGEGRMPGEAVFAPAEGGTAEDDGYLLTIVSDLTADASELLVLDASDLSTVAAVELPRRVPAGIHGHWIPDSEIPA; the protein is encoded by the coding sequence ATGACCATGACCCTGGACAAGCCGTACATCAGCGGCCACTTCACCCCCGTCACCGACGAGATCACCGGCCGCGAGCTGAAGGTACGCGGCACCCTCCCGCCCGAGCTGAACGGCCGCTACTTCCGCAACGGTCACAACCCCAAACCGGGCATCACCCCCTCCCACTGGTTCCGCGGCGAGGGCATGATCCACGGCGTCCGCCTCACGGGCGGCCGGGCCGAGTGGTACCGCAACCGCTGGGTGAAGACCCCGTACCTGGACGGTGTGCCGTTCACCGGGACCGAGCTCGACGTCAGCGCCGCCGCCACCAACATCATCTTCCACGGGGGCCGCTACCTGGCCCTTCAGGAGGCCAACCTGCCCTGGGAGGTCAGCGCCGACCTCGACACGATCGGCGTCCACGACTTCGGCGGCAAGCTCACCAGCGCCATGACCGCCCACCCCAAGGAGGACCCGGAGACCGGCGAGCTGCACTTCTTCAGCTACAGCCCCTTCCCGCCGTACCTGACCTACTACGTGGCCGACGCCTCCGGCGACATCGTCAAGTCGGAGGTCGTCGACGGCTCCGGCCCGTCGCTCATGCACGACTTCGCCATCACCCGCGAGCACGCCGTCTTCATCAACTCGCCGGTGGTCTTCGACCACGCCGAGCACTCCGGCATCCCCTACCGCTGGCATGACGACGTCCCGCTGCGCATCGGCGTGATGCCGCGCGCCGGGGGCAGGACCACGTGGTTCGAGGTGGCCGACCAGGCGGCGCTGTTGCACGTCACGAACGCCTACACCGACGCGCGGGGCCGGATCGTCCTCGAAGCACCGTGCTTCGACCGTTCCGCCTGGGAGAGCTCGTGGAAGTGGTGGGTCGGCGCTCCCGGCTACGGCACCAGCCCCGACGCCGGCTCGACCTTCTACCGGTGGATCATGGACCCGGCCACGGGCAAGGCGACCACCGAGTCCCTCAACGACCTGGCCACCGAGTTCCCGTCGATCAACGATGCCCACACCGGTTCGGCCTACCGCTACAGCTACGCCATCGCCTTCCCCGGCGCGGGCCTGTCGGGCTACCACACCGTCAAGTTCGACACGCAGACCGGCGAGCAGAAGCTGCACACGCACGGCGAGGGCCGGATGCCCGGCGAGGCCGTCTTCGCGCCCGCCGAGGGCGGGACCGCCGAGGACGACGGCTACCTGCTCACCATCGTCAGCGACCTCACGGCCGACGCCTCGGAGCTGCTCGTCCTGGACGCGAGCGACCTGAGCACCGTGGCCGCCGTCGAACTCCCCCGCAGGGTGCCCGCCGGCATCCACGGCCACTGGATCCCCGACTCCGAGATACCCGCCTGA
- a CDS encoding FG-GAP and VCBS repeat-containing protein, whose protein sequence is MSRAHRRTRTARLTAPLAAAVLLAGGFGAWALTGASAQAAQGSADAQDDFNGDGFADLVVAAPDATVSSKAKAGYVAVTYGSATGISPAKKKLISRSTAGVPGSATASERFGASFTKGDLDGDGFSDLVIAGGKAGSVVLWGSASGLTGGTAIAGYGQSPQAGDFDGDGKTDLALFALQNVAGDDPPSGAATVWKGPVTRAGKPTATLPVLDKSLWWGYGADDASCATNGGCEEDGDSISGPVRSTQAGDVNGDGKDDIVMLRYSGDGVWGSRLLLGGGSTGFTSGWVPNAGLDAGTGVGDVNGDKFDDVVVGSNGDGKARVALGSASGLSEDRVQTFDQDLPGFPGVEEEGDGLGTTVSVADVTGDGFADIALGIPGEDVGTVLDTGSVALVHGSASGVTGAGAQVFHQNTAGVPGVAEIKDRFGVSSALLDVNGDGHLDLAAGSTAENSENGAVWVLRGTATGLTAKSSFAFGAGDLSAPATDAHFGSFLR, encoded by the coding sequence ATGTCCCGAGCACACCGCAGAACCCGTACCGCGCGCCTCACCGCACCCCTGGCAGCCGCGGTGCTGCTCGCCGGAGGATTCGGCGCCTGGGCCCTGACCGGGGCCTCGGCCCAGGCCGCCCAAGGGTCCGCGGACGCGCAGGACGACTTCAACGGCGACGGATTCGCCGACCTGGTCGTGGCCGCCCCGGACGCCACGGTGTCCAGCAAGGCCAAGGCGGGGTATGTGGCCGTCACGTACGGCTCCGCCACCGGGATCTCCCCCGCGAAGAAGAAGCTCATCAGCCGCTCGACCGCCGGCGTTCCCGGCTCCGCCACCGCGAGCGAGCGCTTCGGGGCCTCCTTCACCAAGGGCGACCTGGACGGCGACGGCTTCAGCGACCTGGTGATAGCGGGCGGCAAGGCCGGCTCCGTCGTCCTGTGGGGCTCCGCCTCCGGACTCACCGGCGGTACGGCCATAGCCGGGTACGGGCAGTCCCCCCAGGCCGGCGACTTCGACGGCGACGGCAAGACGGACCTCGCCCTGTTCGCCCTGCAGAACGTCGCGGGCGACGACCCGCCGAGCGGCGCCGCCACCGTGTGGAAGGGCCCGGTCACACGGGCCGGAAAGCCGACCGCCACCCTCCCAGTCCTGGACAAGTCCCTGTGGTGGGGCTACGGAGCCGACGACGCCTCCTGCGCCACCAACGGCGGCTGCGAGGAGGACGGCGACTCGATCAGCGGTCCCGTCCGCTCCACCCAGGCCGGCGACGTCAACGGTGACGGCAAGGACGACATCGTCATGCTGCGGTACTCGGGCGACGGCGTCTGGGGCAGCCGTCTACTGCTCGGCGGCGGCAGCACGGGCTTCACCAGCGGCTGGGTCCCGAACGCCGGGCTCGACGCGGGCACCGGCGTCGGGGACGTGAACGGCGACAAGTTCGACGACGTGGTGGTCGGCAGCAACGGGGACGGCAAGGCGCGGGTCGCCCTCGGTTCGGCCTCCGGCCTGTCCGAGGACCGCGTCCAGACCTTCGACCAGGACCTGCCCGGCTTCCCCGGCGTCGAGGAGGAGGGTGACGGCCTCGGCACCACGGTCTCGGTCGCGGACGTCACGGGTGACGGCTTCGCCGACATCGCCCTCGGCATACCCGGCGAGGACGTCGGCACGGTCCTCGACACCGGCTCGGTCGCCCTCGTGCACGGCAGCGCCTCCGGTGTCACGGGTGCCGGAGCGCAGGTCTTCCACCAGAACACCGCCGGTGTACCCGGAGTCGCCGAGATCAAGGACCGGTTCGGCGTGAGCAGCGCGCTCCTGGACGTCAACGGCGACGGCCACCTCGACCTCGCGGCCGGTTCCACGGCCGAGAACAGCGAGAACGGCGCGGTCTGGGTGCTGCGCGGCACGGCGACCGGCCTCACCGCGAAGTCGTCCTTCGCGTTCGGCGCCGGTGACCTCTCGGCGCCCGCCACGGACGCGCACTTCGGGTCGTTCCTGCGCTGA
- a CDS encoding endonuclease I family protein: MSVAQIGRWKALAVGVSGALVGITLPTVAATPAAATTTAFDDTYYASAIGKTGTALKSSLHTIISDQTAISYSAVWNALKVTDQDPNNSSNVVLLYSGISRSKTLNGGATGNWNREHTWAQSHGDFGTSAGPGTDLHHLRPEDVQVNSIRGNKDFDNGGSSFTNSGGSLTDSNSFEPRSAVKGDVARMILYMAVRYEGDDAWDDLEPNDAVTNGSVPYHGRLSVLKQWNVQDPPSAFEERRNELIYSNYQGNRNPFIDHPEWVEAIW; the protein is encoded by the coding sequence ATGTCCGTTGCGCAGATAGGCAGATGGAAGGCGCTGGCGGTAGGCGTTTCCGGCGCTCTCGTCGGCATCACCCTCCCGACGGTCGCCGCGACCCCCGCCGCGGCCACGACCACCGCGTTCGACGACACGTACTACGCGAGCGCGATCGGCAAGACCGGCACGGCCCTCAAGAGCTCGCTGCACACGATCATCAGCGACCAGACCGCGATCTCGTACTCCGCGGTCTGGAACGCGCTCAAGGTCACCGACCAGGACCCGAACAACAGCAGCAACGTGGTCCTGCTGTACTCCGGCATCTCGCGCAGCAAGACCCTCAACGGCGGCGCGACCGGCAACTGGAACCGCGAGCACACGTGGGCCCAGTCCCACGGCGACTTCGGCACCTCCGCCGGCCCCGGCACGGACCTGCACCACCTGCGCCCCGAGGACGTCCAGGTCAACAGCATCCGCGGCAACAAGGACTTCGACAACGGCGGCAGCAGCTTCACCAACAGCGGCGGCAGCCTCACCGACTCGAACTCCTTCGAGCCCCGCAGCGCCGTCAAGGGCGACGTGGCCCGCATGATCCTCTACATGGCCGTCCGGTACGAGGGCGACGACGCCTGGGACGACCTGGAGCCCAACGACGCCGTCACCAACGGCAGCGTCCCCTACCACGGCCGCCTCTCGGTCCTGAAGCAGTGGAACGTGCAGGACCCGCCCAGCGCGTTCGAAGAGCGCCGCAACGAGCTCATCTACTCGAACTACCAGGGCAACCGGAACCCGTTCATCGACCACCCCGAGTGGGTCGAGGCGATCTGGTAG
- a CDS encoding glycosyltransferase family 39 protein: MTSATDPYPHAPEAAPAAPAADRAAASPPPAETGAHPGKPPRWSLPALIAIMVLAGVLYSWNFSSSSLNSFYSAAVFSGTQSWKAWFFGSLDAGNFMTVDKPPFVLMVMGLSCRVFGFGTWQMMLPLVASALGTIWILHASVKRVWGHGAAAVAALVLALTPITVAINRDNNPDTLLVFLMVAGAALALRAVHNGRLLPLVGSAVCFGLAFNTKMLQGYIALPAVFAVYLYAAQGGLLRRIRNLAIAGVALVVSSFWWAAAVSLVPAADRPYIGGSTDGTAWDLIMGYNGLGRVLGGEGNGGGGGGGGGGGGFSGTAGIGRMFNEVLGGQISWLLPFAGVALVGGLVLRGRVPRTDPTRAALVLWGGWTALHYLTFSLAEGTMHPYYTTALAPGIAALCGGGGLMLLHAFRTDKKWLWVLPAAFAVTGIWAVVLLRRASGWNSWLWPTIAAVMVLAIAGLFLFRSGRRVRLLAVAVTAAVAASLAGPTAYAASVTAGSSGGMSGTNPTAGPSTGGGMGGGPGGGGGGGRGGFPGGGQAPGGQQQGNQQAGGEAPGGGQMGTPPSGAPSGQQPNGQEQGGGQTGTPPNGTAGTGEQGGNATSRPGGMGGGGGMGGGPGGGADSAMVTYLEKHRDGAKWLVAVSSSQSAAQLIVSTKQPVISMWGWSGSDKAMTLAKLKELVKKGELHYIVLGGGMGGGGGGMGGGDSASSEVTAWVQEHATAVKASEYGDASSDSSTDSESSDSSDAQNTQALYRLDASDVN; encoded by the coding sequence GTGACATCTGCCACCGATCCGTACCCCCACGCCCCCGAGGCCGCCCCGGCCGCCCCCGCGGCAGACCGGGCCGCCGCCTCCCCGCCCCCCGCCGAGACCGGCGCGCACCCCGGGAAGCCACCCCGCTGGTCCCTCCCCGCGCTGATCGCGATCATGGTTCTGGCCGGGGTGCTGTACTCCTGGAACTTCTCCTCGTCCAGCCTGAACAGCTTCTACAGCGCCGCCGTGTTCAGCGGTACGCAGAGCTGGAAGGCGTGGTTCTTCGGGTCGTTGGACGCGGGGAACTTCATGACCGTCGACAAGCCCCCCTTCGTCCTGATGGTGATGGGGCTGTCCTGCCGGGTCTTCGGATTCGGCACCTGGCAGATGATGCTGCCGCTGGTCGCCTCCGCCCTCGGCACGATCTGGATCCTGCACGCGTCGGTCAAGCGGGTCTGGGGCCACGGCGCCGCGGCCGTCGCCGCGCTCGTGCTCGCCCTCACCCCGATCACCGTCGCCATCAACCGCGACAACAACCCGGACACACTGCTCGTCTTCCTGATGGTCGCGGGCGCCGCCCTGGCCCTGCGCGCCGTCCACAACGGCAGGCTGCTGCCGCTCGTCGGCTCGGCCGTCTGCTTCGGCCTCGCCTTCAACACCAAGATGCTCCAGGGCTACATCGCCCTGCCCGCCGTCTTCGCCGTCTACCTGTACGCGGCCCAGGGCGGACTGCTGCGCCGGATACGCAACCTCGCGATCGCCGGAGTCGCCCTCGTCGTCTCCAGCTTCTGGTGGGCGGCGGCCGTGTCGCTGGTGCCCGCCGCCGACCGGCCGTACATCGGCGGGTCGACGGACGGCACCGCCTGGGACCTGATCATGGGCTACAACGGCCTGGGCCGTGTCCTCGGCGGCGAGGGCAACGGCGGCGGTGGAGGCGGTGGCGGTGGCGGAGGCGGCTTCTCCGGGACCGCCGGTATCGGCCGGATGTTCAACGAGGTGCTCGGCGGCCAGATCTCCTGGCTGCTCCCCTTCGCCGGCGTCGCGCTCGTCGGCGGCCTCGTCCTGCGCGGTCGCGTTCCTCGTACGGATCCGACGCGGGCCGCGCTGGTGCTGTGGGGCGGCTGGACCGCGCTGCACTACCTGACCTTCAGCCTCGCCGAGGGCACGATGCACCCGTACTACACGACCGCCCTCGCCCCCGGCATCGCGGCGCTGTGCGGAGGCGGCGGGCTGATGCTCCTGCACGCCTTCCGGACCGACAAGAAGTGGCTGTGGGTCCTGCCCGCCGCGTTCGCCGTCACCGGCATCTGGGCCGTCGTGCTGCTGCGCCGGGCCTCCGGCTGGAACTCCTGGCTGTGGCCGACCATCGCCGCGGTGATGGTCCTGGCGATCGCCGGGCTCTTCCTCTTCCGGTCCGGGCGGCGCGTACGGCTGCTCGCCGTCGCCGTGACCGCGGCCGTCGCCGCCTCCCTGGCCGGTCCGACCGCGTACGCGGCCTCGGTGACAGCGGGTTCGAGCGGCGGCATGAGCGGTACGAACCCGACGGCCGGACCCAGCACGGGTGGCGGCATGGGCGGCGGACCCGGCGGCGGTGGCGGCGGGGGGCGTGGTGGCTTCCCCGGCGGCGGCCAGGCCCCGGGCGGCCAGCAGCAAGGCAACCAGCAAGCCGGTGGCGAGGCACCGGGCGGCGGTCAGATGGGTACGCCGCCCAGTGGCGCCCCCAGCGGCCAGCAGCCCAACGGGCAAGAGCAGGGTGGCGGCCAGACCGGCACCCCGCCGAACGGCACCGCGGGCACCGGCGAGCAGGGCGGCAACGCCACCTCCCGCCCCGGTGGCATGGGCGGCGGTGGCGGCATGGGCGGCGGGCCCGGCGGTGGCGCCGACAGCGCGATGGTCACGTACCTGGAGAAGCACCGCGACGGCGCCAAGTGGCTGGTGGCGGTGTCCAGTTCGCAGAGCGCGGCCCAGTTGATCGTCAGCACCAAGCAGCCCGTCATCTCGATGTGGGGCTGGTCCGGCAGCGACAAGGCCATGACCCTCGCCAAGCTGAAGGAGCTCGTGAAGAAGGGCGAGCTGCACTACATCGTGCTCGGCGGAGGCATGGGCGGAGGCGGCGGTGGCATGGGCGGCGGCGACAGCGCCAGCTCCGAGGTGACCGCGTGGGTGCAGGAGCACGCCACGGCGGTGAAGGCGAGCGAGTACGGCGACGCGTCGTCCGACTCCTCCACCGACTCCGAGAGCTCTGACAGCTCCGACGCGCAGAACACCCAGGCGCTCTACCGCCTGGACGCCTCGGACGTCAACTAG
- a CDS encoding AAA family ATPase, with amino-acid sequence MIIWLNGAFGAGKTTTAKELTTLLPDARLFDPEQVGYMLWHVLGKPAHDFQEFPPWRGLVVETARQVLDHVGGTLVVPQTVLEKPYWREIRTGLVQAGIPLRHFVLHAGHNTLVQRIQNDTDPEGIGARRRRLDHLDDYDHALLWLRREAELIDTTDSPPPTVAKQIMGMIRTP; translated from the coding sequence ATGATCATCTGGCTGAACGGCGCCTTCGGAGCCGGCAAGACCACGACCGCCAAGGAACTCACCACCCTCCTCCCGGACGCCAGGCTCTTCGACCCGGAACAGGTCGGCTACATGCTCTGGCACGTCCTGGGAAAGCCCGCGCACGACTTCCAGGAGTTCCCGCCGTGGCGGGGGCTGGTGGTGGAGACCGCACGTCAGGTGCTCGACCATGTGGGCGGCACGCTGGTCGTTCCGCAGACCGTGCTGGAGAAGCCGTACTGGCGTGAGATCCGCACGGGACTGGTCCAAGCCGGCATTCCCTTACGCCACTTCGTCCTGCACGCCGGTCACAACACGCTGGTCCAGCGCATCCAGAACGACACGGACCCGGAGGGCATCGGAGCCCGCCGACGGCGCCTCGACCACCTCGACGACTACGACCACGCCCTGCTCTGGCTGCGCCGGGAAGCGGAACTGATCGACACGACCGACAGCCCACCGCCCACAGTCGCGAAACAGATCATGGGGATGATCCGGACCCCGTAG